In the Chlorobium limicola DSM 245 genome, one interval contains:
- the pal gene encoding peptidoglycan-associated lipoprotein Pal: MKTGIKGLVIIAMIATAGCSSKSAVTSADSGADSSSSMQGGSSSGSVSSSGSYGFDEWQTGPLGDVFFDYDSSILATEAQNRLTQNAAWLKSNAGKSVVIEGHCDDRGTSEYNIALGERRAVTAKEFIARLGVSASRLETVTYGEERPFDKGQNEEAWAKNRRAHFVVK, translated from the coding sequence ATGAAAACAGGAATTAAGGGACTTGTTATAATAGCCATGATTGCAACGGCTGGTTGTTCATCAAAAAGCGCTGTTACCTCTGCGGATAGCGGAGCGGATTCATCTTCGTCAATGCAGGGCGGATCTTCTTCAGGTTCAGTGTCATCATCCGGATCGTATGGATTTGATGAATGGCAGACCGGTCCTCTCGGGGATGTTTTTTTCGATTATGACAGTTCGATTCTCGCAACTGAAGCCCAGAATCGATTGACGCAGAATGCTGCATGGCTGAAAAGCAATGCCGGCAAATCTGTTGTTATCGAAGGTCATTGCGATGACAGAGGAACTTCTGAATACAACATTGCTCTTGGTGAGCGCAGGGCCGTAACGGCAAAAGAATTTATCGCAAGACTTGGCGTTTCCGCATCCCGTCTTGAAACGGTTACATATGGCGAGGAGCGTCCTTTTGACAAAGGGCAGAATGAAGAGGCCTGGGCAAAAAACAGGCGGGCCCATTTTGTTGTGAAGTGA
- a CDS encoding FeoC-like transcriptional regulator: MTLTDLKGFLIERSRVSVGEIAGHFNTDKGTVESMLDHWVRKGKVEKKVGDAFSSTCCGKCGGHHVTWYRWIDG, encoded by the coding sequence ATGACACTTACAGATCTCAAGGGGTTTCTTATAGAGAGAAGCCGGGTTTCTGTCGGCGAGATTGCAGGACATTTCAATACCGATAAAGGAACCGTGGAGTCGATGCTCGATCATTGGGTAAGAAAAGGCAAGGTCGAAAAGAAAGTCGGCGATGCTTTTTCAAGTACCTGCTGCGGAAAATGCGGAGGACATCATGTGACCTGGTATCGATGGATAGATGGTTGA
- a CDS encoding FeoA family protein yields the protein MNLSELKKGQAGRVLKIEAVPTLRKRLIDMGVLAGEVIRVEGVAPFGDPMEVLVRNYRLSLRKHEIEGILVEEVQ from the coding sequence ATGAATTTATCGGAACTGAAAAAAGGGCAGGCCGGCAGGGTTCTCAAGATCGAGGCCGTGCCGACATTGCGTAAAAGGCTTATCGATATGGGGGTGTTGGCCGGCGAGGTGATCCGGGTTGAGGGCGTTGCACCTTTCGGCGACCCTATGGAGGTGCTGGTGAGAAACTACAGGCTCTCGCTTCGAAAGCATGAGATTGAAGGAATACTTGTCGAGGAGGTGCAGTGA
- the pal gene encoding peptidoglycan-associated lipoprotein Pal encodes MRTVKPLLRSLFIPGMLFLGACCCEKDVIVAPEPPPPPPPPSVELGDIFFDYDKSELRAEAVEQLQKNFDWMKQNPAGTLIVEGHCDERGTNEYNMALGERRANAAKDYMVNVGADPARMQTVSYGEERPFALGHDEASWAQNRRAHFVGQGR; translated from the coding sequence ATGAGAACCGTAAAACCACTACTCAGAAGCCTTTTCATTCCTGGTATGCTCTTTCTTGGAGCCTGCTGCTGTGAGAAAGACGTAATTGTAGCTCCTGAGCCACCGCCACCGCCACCGCCGCCATCTGTTGAGCTTGGAGATATTTTCTTTGATTACGATAAGTCAGAACTCCGTGCAGAAGCAGTCGAGCAGCTCCAGAAGAATTTTGACTGGATGAAGCAGAATCCTGCCGGTACTCTTATCGTTGAAGGACATTGTGACGAAAGAGGCACCAACGAATACAACATGGCTCTTGGCGAACGTCGCGCAAATGCAGCCAAGGATTATATGGTCAATGTTGGCGCTGATCCTGCAAGGATGCAGACTGTCAGCTACGGTGAAGAGCGTCCGTTTGCTCTTGGTCATGATGAAGCTTCATGGGCACAGAACAGAAGGGCTCATTTCGTTGGCCAGGGCAGATAA
- the tolQ gene encoding protein TolQ, which yields MTDAQFGLFSLVSDAGPVVLLVLALLVGFSVISWTIIAYKFTSVRKSRHESSEFLDCFFEVSNLDRVFAESEKYRNGSLARVFRSGYLEYRAPGKPEENRNKEERIKRAIKREVNAETKRLSHLVPFLATVGNTAPFIGLFGTVWGIMNAFHNIGLTQSASLAAVAPGISEALVATAAGLAAAIPAVMGYNYLTQQIGGIERDLDDFSSDFAAACLEKTDKAGNV from the coding sequence ATGACTGACGCTCAATTTGGACTTTTCTCGCTTGTTTCGGACGCAGGCCCGGTCGTTCTTCTGGTACTTGCTCTTCTTGTCGGTTTTTCAGTGATTTCATGGACTATCATCGCCTACAAGTTTACCTCTGTAAGGAAATCCAGGCATGAATCGAGTGAGTTTCTCGATTGTTTTTTTGAAGTATCCAATCTTGACCGGGTTTTTGCGGAAAGCGAAAAATACCGCAACGGCTCTCTTGCACGGGTATTTCGCTCAGGATATCTCGAATACCGGGCTCCTGGAAAACCTGAAGAGAACCGTAACAAGGAAGAGCGGATCAAGCGTGCGATCAAACGGGAGGTGAATGCCGAAACCAAGCGCCTGTCTCATCTTGTGCCTTTTCTTGCCACCGTTGGAAATACGGCCCCGTTTATAGGGCTTTTCGGTACGGTATGGGGGATTATGAATGCTTTCCACAATATCGGTTTGACGCAGTCGGCATCTCTTGCTGCCGTCGCCCCAGGTATTTCAGAAGCACTTGTCGCAACGGCAGCCGGGCTGGCTGCGGCAATTCCCGCCGTTATGGGCTACAATTATCTAACGCAGCAGATTGGTGGCATTGAGCGCGATCTCGATGATTTTTCAAGCGACTTTGCTGCCGCCTGTCTTGAAAAAACAGATAAAGCAGGGAACGTATGA
- a CDS encoding LbtU family siderophore porin, whose amino-acid sequence MRKLKNSISLACVAMLLAVPVTAAESGAGKIEIVKGVTLSGLVEVEGSYVDTEDGSSTDLSLATFELDLDAKVTDWLSAHAVLLYEEDGDDDLIVDEAYIRMKKEEMPFFAEAGRMTQAFGNFATGMVSDPLTLELGETKHHATLRVGYEADPFTASVAVMKGDVQKIGKDDINTIVASISAAGEVNESIRYGLGASYISNIADTDGLQESYDSSFGETSDFVGGYSIYGIAGFGSFDFRVEYLAAAGEFSDGDMAGLKPQAYNFEIGYDFSLPLHFALRYAGAEDFGIEEQYGATLAYDLAEQATVALEYLHQKNDDLAKSDMVTLQLAMEF is encoded by the coding sequence ATGAGAAAGCTGAAAAATTCCATTTCTCTTGCATGTGTGGCAATGCTTCTGGCAGTTCCCGTTACAGCAGCCGAAAGCGGAGCCGGAAAAATCGAAATAGTGAAGGGGGTAACATTATCCGGACTTGTCGAGGTCGAGGGTTCGTATGTCGACACGGAAGACGGCAGTTCGACCGATCTCTCTCTTGCAACGTTCGAACTTGATCTTGACGCAAAGGTGACGGACTGGCTAAGTGCGCATGCAGTGCTTCTCTATGAAGAGGACGGTGATGACGATTTGATTGTCGATGAAGCGTATATCAGAATGAAAAAAGAAGAGATGCCATTCTTTGCGGAAGCCGGTCGTATGACCCAGGCCTTCGGCAATTTTGCTACAGGTATGGTTTCAGATCCTCTGACCCTCGAACTTGGCGAAACAAAGCATCATGCAACCCTCAGGGTTGGTTACGAAGCAGATCCGTTCACGGCTTCGGTAGCGGTCATGAAGGGCGATGTGCAGAAAATCGGTAAAGATGACATCAACACCATCGTTGCATCCATCAGCGCTGCTGGCGAGGTGAACGAGTCGATCCGTTACGGTCTTGGAGCTTCGTATATCAGCAATATCGCCGATACCGACGGTCTGCAGGAGTCATATGATTCCTCTTTTGGCGAGACCTCGGATTTTGTCGGGGGGTACAGTATTTACGGTATTGCCGGATTCGGCAGTTTTGATTTTCGTGTCGAATATCTGGCGGCCGCCGGCGAGTTTTCGGATGGCGATATGGCAGGCTTGAAACCTCAGGCATATAACTTTGAGATCGGTTACGATTTTTCGCTTCCGCTGCATTTCGCATTGCGCTATGCAGGAGCTGAGGATTTCGGAATTGAAGAGCAGTATGGTGCCACGCTTGCATACGATCTTGCAGAGCAGGCGACGGTTGCGTTGGAGTATCTGCACCAGAAGAACGATGATCTTGCGAAGAGCGATATGGTGACGCTGCAGCTGGCTATGGAATTTTAA
- the feoB gene encoding Fe(2+) transporter permease subunit FeoB → MQTEEMIGTAVGVEGVKVKSFVVAVVGNPNCGKTTLFNALTGLNQRVGNWPGVTVDKKTGSFMRDGVRFELVDLPGIYSLSALSQDEEIARDYILSGEADLIVNIVDASNPDRNLYLTSRLLEMHVPVVVALNMIDVAAEKGIETDVAELARRLGTPVVSLVASRGDGVDELKSAIATGVVEKRVAGGRVTYPGPLDRAIREMSAEVSSAAGAMQYDPAWLALKLIEGDDHLEARLDPAVRELVVRRREAVAGQLGDDADIVIADTHYRFVGDLSESAVKRSREKVVTFSDRIDQVVLNRFFGIPVFLLVMYLMFLFTINVGGAFIDFFDIAAGALFVDGFGLLLSSLGSPEWLVTILAGGLGGALQTMATFIPPIGFMFIFLSILEDSGYMARAAYVMDRGMRAIGLPGKAFIPMLVGFGCSVPAIMSARTMNDERDRLMTIMMVPFMSCGARLPVYALFAAAFFPVGGQNLVFLLYLMGIAVAVLTGFILKNTLLRGEVSPFIMEMPAYHLPTLQGIAIRVWERLKSFLFKAGKVLVPVIMVLSFMNSLGTDGSFGNEDTERSVLSATGKSITPVFQPFGVSQDNWPAAVGLFTGIFAKEAVVGTLDNLYGQMSASDESQAEREESFSLFGAMSEAVATIPENLAGITETLLDPLGISIGDVSDTKVVAEEQEVSTSIFGSMVSLFDGTAGAFAYLVFILLYFPCSAAIAAVYRETNLGWTLFAGAWTTGLAYFFAVITYQTATFAAHPVSSASWIGAMMLMGAVAVGLMYIKGQGFTSGKGRS, encoded by the coding sequence ATGCAGACTGAGGAAATGATAGGGACGGCAGTGGGGGTGGAGGGCGTCAAGGTCAAAAGCTTCGTCGTTGCGGTTGTCGGTAATCCGAATTGCGGGAAGACAACTCTCTTCAATGCATTGACCGGTTTGAACCAGAGGGTCGGAAACTGGCCCGGCGTGACTGTGGACAAGAAGACAGGGAGTTTTATGCGTGACGGAGTCCGCTTCGAGCTTGTCGATTTGCCGGGAATTTATTCGCTTTCCGCACTCTCGCAGGATGAGGAGATTGCCCGGGACTATATTTTATCCGGTGAGGCTGATCTGATCGTCAATATTGTCGATGCTTCGAATCCTGACCGGAACCTGTATCTGACGAGCCGACTGCTTGAAATGCATGTTCCTGTAGTCGTTGCGCTCAACATGATCGATGTTGCTGCGGAAAAAGGCATCGAGACCGATGTCGCTGAGCTTGCAAGGCGACTCGGGACTCCGGTTGTTTCTCTTGTCGCTTCACGAGGAGATGGTGTTGATGAGTTGAAGTCGGCTATCGCAACAGGTGTTGTGGAAAAACGGGTGGCAGGCGGACGTGTTACCTATCCGGGGCCGCTTGACAGGGCGATCAGGGAGATGTCGGCCGAGGTTTCCTCGGCCGCCGGCGCGATGCAGTACGATCCGGCATGGCTGGCGCTCAAGTTAATCGAAGGCGACGATCATCTTGAGGCAAGGCTCGATCCCGCTGTGCGCGAGCTTGTCGTGCGTCGTCGCGAAGCGGTTGCCGGTCAGCTCGGAGATGATGCGGATATCGTCATAGCCGATACGCACTACCGTTTTGTCGGCGATCTGTCGGAAAGCGCCGTCAAAAGGAGCCGCGAAAAAGTGGTAACGTTCAGCGACCGTATCGATCAGGTGGTACTGAACCGGTTTTTCGGCATTCCGGTTTTTCTTCTCGTGATGTACCTGATGTTCCTGTTTACCATCAATGTCGGCGGCGCTTTCATCGATTTCTTCGATATCGCGGCCGGAGCGTTGTTCGTTGACGGATTCGGGCTTCTGCTTTCATCCCTCGGATCTCCGGAGTGGCTGGTGACCATCCTTGCGGGGGGGCTCGGCGGTGCATTGCAGACTATGGCTACGTTTATTCCTCCAATCGGATTCATGTTCATTTTTCTTTCCATTCTTGAAGATTCAGGATACATGGCAAGGGCGGCCTATGTTATGGACCGTGGTATGAGGGCTATAGGACTTCCCGGTAAGGCGTTCATTCCGATGCTTGTAGGGTTCGGCTGCTCGGTTCCTGCAATCATGTCAGCTCGTACCATGAACGACGAACGCGACCGGCTCATGACTATCATGATGGTTCCGTTCATGTCGTGCGGGGCGAGGCTGCCGGTCTATGCGCTTTTCGCAGCGGCATTCTTTCCTGTCGGAGGGCAGAATCTCGTGTTCCTGCTTTATCTGATGGGAATCGCTGTTGCCGTTCTGACCGGATTCATCCTTAAAAACACCCTGCTCAGGGGTGAGGTTTCTCCGTTTATCATGGAGATGCCGGCATACCACCTGCCGACGCTGCAGGGTATCGCCATCAGGGTGTGGGAGCGGCTGAAGTCGTTTCTTTTCAAAGCGGGTAAGGTTCTTGTGCCGGTCATCATGGTGCTGAGTTTCATGAATTCTCTCGGTACGGATGGATCTTTCGGCAATGAAGATACGGAGCGTTCAGTGCTTTCGGCTACCGGAAAGTCGATTACTCCGGTATTCCAGCCCTTTGGTGTCAGTCAGGATAACTGGCCGGCTGCTGTAGGTCTCTTTACCGGTATTTTTGCAAAAGAAGCTGTCGTCGGTACGCTCGACAACCTTTATGGGCAGATGTCGGCAAGCGACGAGAGCCAGGCGGAAAGGGAGGAATCGTTCAGCCTTTTCGGAGCGATGTCGGAAGCGGTCGCCACTATTCCTGAAAATCTTGCCGGTATAACCGAAACCCTGCTCGATCCGCTTGGAATCTCGATCGGAGATGTATCCGATACGAAAGTAGTTGCTGAAGAGCAGGAGGTCAGCACCTCCATATTCGGTTCTATGGTATCGCTTTTCGACGGAACGGCAGGGGCGTTTGCCTATCTGGTGTTTATCCTGCTTTATTTTCCCTGTTCGGCCGCCATTGCGGCAGTCTATCGCGAAACGAACCTTGGCTGGACGCTCTTTGCCGGCGCATGGACGACGGGACTTGCATATTTTTTTGCCGTTATCACATACCAGACGGCAACATTCGCTGCGCATCCGGTTTCTTCCGCATCCTGGATAGGAGCTATGATGTTAATGGGAGCCGTAGCTGTGGGCTTGATGTATATCAAGGGGCAGGGATTTACTTCAGGAAAAGGCCGCTCCTGA
- a CDS encoding FeoA family protein, translating to MCPLAMLTCGESAEIIGVRHGLRRHGGSVGDDKEVSCVSGQHGRGGHRSARLSEMGFSPGQIVEVVQNSPGVPLLLRVRDGKMALDKRTAMEIIVRRISS from the coding sequence ATGTGTCCATTAGCGATGCTGACTTGCGGCGAGTCTGCCGAGATTATCGGCGTGAGGCATGGTCTTCGCCGTCATGGCGGCTCGGTTGGTGACGATAAGGAGGTCAGCTGTGTCTCCGGCCAGCACGGCAGGGGGGGGCATCGTTCCGCCCGTTTGTCCGAGATGGGGTTTTCGCCCGGCCAGATTGTCGAAGTCGTGCAGAACAGTCCCGGGGTGCCGCTGCTGCTCAGGGTAAGAGATGGTAAAATGGCGCTTGACAAGCGTACTGCAATGGAAATTATCGTAAGGAGAATATCGTCATGA
- the tolB gene encoding Tol-Pal system beta propeller repeat protein TolB has product MTICASGKGTAKTVFAALVLTFLSFAFFSPALHAEASGEYIAIRKQGAGKIALVLDRSDAKGSKESGLAQNLDSVVKEGLIFSDLFSVLPPPSNVRTGSEGKGLAVNFGALSSVGAEVYAGGTVSRKSGKVNLDMEVYDTFGTKLLMKKTYTGSEDQLRAMGHAFCADLIELLTGKKSYFGSKIVFVSNKTGSKEIYQCDFDGQGIQQLTNFRSISLTPVFSPDGTRLAYTSYTSGKPTLYIRSMSDNSIAAVGKNGVSVDPGWRNGSEVATTLSFEGDQEIYLIRSDGGISRRLTNSRGIDVSPTFSPDGKQMAFVSSRNGMPQIFVQDVQSGQTRRLTYSGRYNTQPSWSPSGDKIAYSTWEKSGEINIFVINADGSGVKRLTSGVRENESPSWSPDGSMIVFTSNRQGGKKLYVMSSTGGSQRRLLQMDGEQMQPSWSLFR; this is encoded by the coding sequence ATGACTATTTGTGCTTCAGGCAAGGGAACTGCCAAAACCGTTTTTGCTGCTCTGGTTCTGACATTCCTGAGTTTTGCCTTTTTTTCTCCCGCTCTTCATGCGGAAGCATCGGGAGAATATATAGCAATCCGGAAACAGGGTGCGGGCAAGATTGCGCTTGTTCTCGACAGATCGGACGCAAAAGGAAGCAAGGAGTCCGGTCTGGCTCAGAATCTGGACTCGGTCGTCAAGGAAGGATTGATTTTTTCCGATTTGTTTTCTGTACTTCCTCCGCCTTCAAATGTTCGAACTGGCAGTGAAGGCAAAGGTTTGGCAGTGAATTTCGGTGCGCTGAGTTCGGTTGGCGCCGAGGTTTATGCCGGTGGCACGGTTTCAAGGAAATCCGGAAAGGTAAACCTCGATATGGAGGTTTACGATACGTTCGGCACAAAGTTGCTGATGAAGAAAACCTATACCGGTTCGGAGGATCAGCTTCGTGCGATGGGACACGCTTTCTGTGCAGACCTCATCGAACTGCTGACCGGAAAAAAATCATATTTCGGAAGCAAGATCGTATTCGTATCGAACAAGACCGGTTCCAAGGAGATTTACCAGTGCGATTTTGATGGCCAGGGTATCCAGCAGTTGACCAATTTCCGTTCGATTTCACTTACTCCCGTATTTTCCCCTGACGGAACGCGTCTTGCATATACATCGTACACTTCAGGAAAGCCGACGTTGTATATCAGAAGCATGTCCGACAACAGCATTGCAGCTGTCGGGAAAAATGGGGTCAGCGTAGATCCGGGATGGAGAAACGGCAGCGAAGTGGCTACGACCCTATCCTTTGAAGGAGATCAGGAAATTTATCTTATCCGCTCTGATGGTGGCATATCCAGAAGGTTGACCAACAGCAGGGGGATTGACGTATCACCAACTTTTTCGCCTGATGGAAAGCAGATGGCTTTTGTTTCGTCAAGAAACGGTATGCCCCAGATTTTTGTTCAGGATGTGCAGTCAGGCCAGACTCGAAGGCTGACTTACAGCGGACGGTACAATACTCAGCCCTCCTGGTCGCCCTCAGGCGATAAAATTGCCTATTCGACATGGGAAAAAAGTGGGGAAATCAATATATTTGTTATAAATGCCGATGGTTCGGGAGTAAAACGGCTTACCAGCGGTGTGCGAGAGAATGAATCACCTTCGTGGTCTCCGGATGGAAGTATGATAGTCTTTACGTCTAATCGTCAAGGCGGCAAGAAGTTGTACGTCATGAGTTCGACCGGGGGAAGCCAGAGGCGTTTATTGCAGATGGATGGTGAGCAGATGCAGCCATCCTGGTCTTTGTTCCGTTAG
- the tolR gene encoding protein TolR has product MMTSGKKGLMSDINVTPFVDVMLVLLIIFMVTAPMMTHGVKVDTPQTTHEKMDIDAKALIISIDGNRKVFINQYQLDADEVRDRLPGILDVRQTREVYLKADKSLPYGLVMDVMAQIREAGIEKIGMVTEPAPVRTDRER; this is encoded by the coding sequence ATGATGACTTCCGGAAAAAAAGGACTGATGAGCGATATCAACGTGACGCCGTTTGTCGATGTCATGCTTGTGCTGCTTATCATTTTTATGGTAACCGCTCCGATGATGACCCATGGAGTGAAAGTCGATACGCCGCAGACCACGCACGAAAAAATGGATATCGATGCAAAAGCTCTCATCATCAGTATCGACGGGAACCGTAAGGTTTTTATCAATCAGTACCAGCTTGACGCTGATGAGGTTCGAGACCGTTTGCCTGGCATTCTCGATGTGCGTCAGACCAGAGAGGTTTACCTGAAAGCTGACAAATCGCTTCCTTATGGACTTGTTATGGATGTGATGGCTCAGATAAGGGAGGCGGGGATAGAAAAAATAGGCATGGTGACCGAACCGGCTCCGGTTCGAACAGATCGAGAGAGGTAG
- a CDS encoding TonB C-terminal domain-containing protein: MKRTQELQIERKKFTFWLAVNAGIHVFVLLSALLYQYYWGTEKKQPAIVNVSLVSLPGSGGSSSPGSGQEPGGDSERQADPSLSGELPEEPETTRRNEPDPVVPIPEISPVKKAVPEKTVQKKTEEKELSKPQVKSEPEPVARNKQEDLNKAFERLRKSVDTKSAAARQQQHQENIGNALERLNRKVASQGSRQGSGAGGGSGRGGFGAGTGSGRGGAGTADPYTAKIAEIIQKNWEFSSKMLQNSYGMEVYVHITVLGDGTIHEIRYDRRAPSEYLNNSVKKALDRSSPLPPLPSEYGSGGISIGFVFTPEGIDM; the protein is encoded by the coding sequence ATGAAGAGAACTCAGGAACTACAGATTGAACGGAAAAAGTTTACGTTTTGGCTCGCTGTCAACGCAGGAATTCACGTGTTTGTCCTGCTTTCGGCATTGCTCTACCAGTACTATTGGGGTACGGAAAAAAAACAACCGGCAATTGTAAATGTAAGTCTCGTTTCGCTTCCCGGTTCAGGCGGGTCATCGTCTCCGGGCTCGGGCCAAGAACCGGGCGGCGATTCCGAAAGGCAGGCCGATCCGTCATTATCGGGAGAATTGCCGGAAGAGCCGGAAACGACCCGGAGAAATGAGCCTGATCCTGTTGTGCCGATCCCGGAGATATCTCCTGTTAAAAAGGCCGTTCCTGAGAAGACCGTGCAGAAAAAAACAGAGGAAAAAGAGTTGTCGAAACCTCAGGTGAAAAGCGAACCGGAGCCGGTCGCCAGGAACAAGCAGGAAGACCTCAACAAGGCGTTTGAAAGACTCAGGAAATCGGTTGACACGAAAAGTGCTGCGGCAAGGCAGCAGCAGCATCAGGAAAATATAGGCAACGCTCTTGAACGGCTTAACCGGAAAGTCGCATCGCAGGGATCGCGTCAGGGTTCGGGAGCAGGGGGCGGCAGCGGACGTGGAGGTTTCGGCGCAGGTACCGGTTCCGGCAGAGGGGGGGCCGGAACCGCTGATCCATATACAGCGAAAATCGCCGAGATCATCCAAAAAAACTGGGAATTTTCATCTAAAATGCTTCAGAATAGTTATGGGATGGAGGTTTATGTGCATATTACGGTTCTTGGAGACGGTACGATACATGAAATTCGTTATGACAGGAGGGCTCCGAGCGAATATCTGAACAACTCGGTAAAGAAAGCGCTCGACAGGTCTTCACCGCTGCCGCCTTTGCCCTCGGAATATGGGTCAGGTGGCATATCGATCGGATTCGTTTTTACTCCCGAAGGAATCGATATGTGA
- the ybgF gene encoding tol-pal system protein YbgF: protein MKTYRAFLLLLPVFVLNACASKSEFVVVADDVKKLKTETETVRSQSAASYSDVQQVRDEIAQLKGRFDEMDYKNQQTFGRLGLEDSLLVHKLDNIDTRLLRIEQLLGAGAQKSAVAKPDIGGSAGPESVKASSVLTDSALLKDGMQKLAKNSFSEARESFSLLMQTYPKSDLVDDAQFTIAESYFNEKWYEKAVLEYQVVIARYTKSNKRPAALYKQALAFEQLGDQVNARARFRDVVSVYPSSSEAALAKKKLQ from the coding sequence ATGAAAACATATCGCGCTTTTTTATTGCTGCTTCCTGTGTTTGTTTTAAACGCATGCGCATCGAAGTCGGAATTTGTCGTTGTTGCCGATGATGTCAAAAAGCTGAAAACAGAAACAGAAACGGTACGGTCCCAGTCGGCGGCCTCATATTCGGATGTACAGCAGGTTCGTGATGAGATCGCTCAGTTGAAGGGTCGTTTTGATGAAATGGATTATAAAAATCAGCAGACGTTCGGTCGTCTTGGACTCGAAGATTCGCTGCTTGTTCACAAGTTGGACAATATCGATACACGGTTGCTGAGAATCGAGCAGCTGCTTGGGGCCGGGGCTCAGAAATCGGCTGTTGCGAAGCCTGATATCGGCGGTTCGGCAGGCCCTGAAAGCGTGAAAGCCTCATCTGTATTGACCGACAGCGCTCTTTTGAAAGACGGCATGCAGAAACTGGCTAAAAACAGCTTTTCCGAGGCAAGGGAGAGTTTTTCGCTGCTCATGCAGACCTACCCGAAATCGGATCTGGTTGACGATGCTCAGTTTACTATCGCAGAGAGCTACTTCAACGAAAAATGGTATGAAAAAGCCGTTCTTGAATATCAGGTAGTTATCGCCAGGTACACCAAAAGCAATAAACGGCCGGCAGCATTGTACAAGCAGGCTCTTGCTTTCGAGCAGTTAGGTGATCAGGTAAATGCCCGGGCCCGTTTCAGGGATGTCGTCAGCGTTTACCCATCATCTTCGGAGGCTGCATTGGCAAAGAAGAAGCTCCAGTAG